One Hordeum vulgare subsp. vulgare chromosome 4H, MorexV3_pseudomolecules_assembly, whole genome shotgun sequence DNA window includes the following coding sequences:
- the LOC123448157 gene encoding uncharacterized protein LOC123448157 isoform X2, producing MHTISPMFFPPGQAGKQFHDPPPAVLARGEGSRRRPCSCGGREAAAGRARAGGGKPPPAVLVRGEGGRRRSCSRGGWRPPTAMLAREEGEPMWVACEIARLPEELVSAALARTSPRDAYRAAAVSRALRAVADSDDVWEGFLPPDGFLPLADGCGHWLAGKKAETGMAMVPRRTLRRPLVASLLPYPWSGAAPTNLRWYSYLFLSSGIGTTIELESDEDGGHLVLVETSDHFSSTRTNSSLQIDELFPVPLAERRGRLELAERRRQRLELPDRQPNLSNSSKEDATKCLVSLGDLIDVEKLGGGVAGSATLHLRVTGMATAGNITNIV from the exons ATGCACACGATCTCCCCTATGTTCTTCCCACCCGGCCAGGCAGGGAAGCAGTTTCATGATCCGCCGCCAGCCGTGCTCGCGCGGGGGGAGGGAAGCCGCCGCCGGCCGTGCTCGTGCGGGGGGAGGGAGGCCGCCGCCGGTCGTGCTCGCGCGGGGGGAGGGAAGCCGCCGCCGGCCGTGCTCGTGCGGGGGGAGGGAGGCCGCCGCCGGTCGTGCTCGCGTGGGGGATGGAGGCCGCCGACGGCCATGCTCGCGCGGGAGGAGGGAGAACCGATGTGGGTGGCCTGCGAGATCGCGCGCCTGCCGGAGGAGCTTGTCTCGGCGGCGCTGGCCCGCACGTCCCCGCGAGACGCCTACCGCGCGGCCGCCGTCTCCCGGGCCTTACGCGCCGTGGCCGACTCCGACGATGTCTGGGAGGGCTTCCTGCCCCCCGACGGCTTCCTGCCGCTCGCCGACG GATGTGGCCATTGGCTCGCGGGGAAGAAAGCAGAAACCGGTATGGCGATGGTGCCAAGGAGGACTCTCAGGCGTCCGCTGGTTGCATCGCTGCTGCCATACCCATGGAGTGGCGCGGCTCCAACCAATCTAAGATGGTATTCCTATCTCTTTCTTTCTTCAG GAATCGGTACTACAATAGAACTTGAATCCGATGAGGATGGAGGACATTTAGTTTTGGTGGAGACATCAG ATCACTTCTCTAGCACTCGGACAAACAGTAGTTTGCAGATTGATGAGTTGTTTCCAGTTCCTTTGGCAG AACGGCGGGGGCGGCTGGAgcttgcagaacggcggcggcaaaGGCTAGAGCTTCCAGATCGACAGCCCAACCTAAGCAACAGCTCCAAGGAGGACGCCACCAAGTGCTTGGTCTCGCTGGGAGACCTCATCGATGTCGAGAAGTTGGGAGGCGGTGTTGCTGGCAGTGCCACGCTGCACCTCCGTGTCACCGGCATGGCTACTGCAGGTAATATCACAAATATTGTGTGA
- the LOC123448157 gene encoding uncharacterized protein LOC123448157 isoform X1 codes for MHTISPMFFPPGQAGKQFHDPPPAVLARGEGSRRRPCSCGGREAAAGRARAGGGKPPPAVLVRGEGGRRRSCSRGGWRPPTAMLAREEGEPMWVACEIARLPEELVSAALARTSPRDAYRAAAVSRALRAVADSDDVWEGFLPPDGFLPLADVSGCGHWLAGKKAETGMAMVPRRTLRRPLVASLLPYPWSGAAPTNLRWYSYLFLSSGIGTTIELESDEDGGHLVLVETSDHFSSTRTNSSLQIDELFPVPLAERRGRLELAERRRQRLELPDRQPNLSNSSKEDATKCLVSLGDLIDVEKLGGGVAGSATLHLRVTGMATAGNITNIV; via the exons ATGCACACGATCTCCCCTATGTTCTTCCCACCCGGCCAGGCAGGGAAGCAGTTTCATGATCCGCCGCCAGCCGTGCTCGCGCGGGGGGAGGGAAGCCGCCGCCGGCCGTGCTCGTGCGGGGGGAGGGAGGCCGCCGCCGGTCGTGCTCGCGCGGGGGGAGGGAAGCCGCCGCCGGCCGTGCTCGTGCGGGGGGAGGGAGGCCGCCGCCGGTCGTGCTCGCGTGGGGGATGGAGGCCGCCGACGGCCATGCTCGCGCGGGAGGAGGGAGAACCGATGTGGGTGGCCTGCGAGATCGCGCGCCTGCCGGAGGAGCTTGTCTCGGCGGCGCTGGCCCGCACGTCCCCGCGAGACGCCTACCGCGCGGCCGCCGTCTCCCGGGCCTTACGCGCCGTGGCCGACTCCGACGATGTCTGGGAGGGCTTCCTGCCCCCCGACGGCTTCCTGCCGCTCGCCGACG TTTCAGGATGTGGCCATTGGCTCGCGGGGAAGAAAGCAGAAACCGGTATGGCGATGGTGCCAAGGAGGACTCTCAGGCGTCCGCTGGTTGCATCGCTGCTGCCATACCCATGGAGTGGCGCGGCTCCAACCAATCTAAGATGGTATTCCTATCTCTTTCTTTCTTCAG GAATCGGTACTACAATAGAACTTGAATCCGATGAGGATGGAGGACATTTAGTTTTGGTGGAGACATCAG ATCACTTCTCTAGCACTCGGACAAACAGTAGTTTGCAGATTGATGAGTTGTTTCCAGTTCCTTTGGCAG AACGGCGGGGGCGGCTGGAgcttgcagaacggcggcggcaaaGGCTAGAGCTTCCAGATCGACAGCCCAACCTAAGCAACAGCTCCAAGGAGGACGCCACCAAGTGCTTGGTCTCGCTGGGAGACCTCATCGATGTCGAGAAGTTGGGAGGCGGTGTTGCTGGCAGTGCCACGCTGCACCTCCGTGTCACCGGCATGGCTACTGCAGGTAATATCACAAATATTGTGTGA
- the LOC123448157 gene encoding uncharacterized protein LOC123448157 isoform X8 encodes MHTISPMFFPPGQAGKQFHDPPPAVLARGEGSRRRPCSCGGREAAAGRARAGGGKPPPAVLVRGEGGRRRSCSRGGWRPPTAMLAREEGEPMWVACEIARLPEELVSAALARTSPRDAYRAAAVSRALRAVADSDDVWEGFLPPDGFLPLADVSGCGHWLAGKKAETGMAMVPRRTLRRPLVASLLPYPWSGAAPTNLRWYSYLFLSSVPLAERRGRLELAERRRQRLELPDRQPNLSNSSKEDATKCLVSLGDLIDVEKLGGGVAGSATLHLRVTGMATAGNITNIV; translated from the exons ATGCACACGATCTCCCCTATGTTCTTCCCACCCGGCCAGGCAGGGAAGCAGTTTCATGATCCGCCGCCAGCCGTGCTCGCGCGGGGGGAGGGAAGCCGCCGCCGGCCGTGCTCGTGCGGGGGGAGGGAGGCCGCCGCCGGTCGTGCTCGCGCGGGGGGAGGGAAGCCGCCGCCGGCCGTGCTCGTGCGGGGGGAGGGAGGCCGCCGCCGGTCGTGCTCGCGTGGGGGATGGAGGCCGCCGACGGCCATGCTCGCGCGGGAGGAGGGAGAACCGATGTGGGTGGCCTGCGAGATCGCGCGCCTGCCGGAGGAGCTTGTCTCGGCGGCGCTGGCCCGCACGTCCCCGCGAGACGCCTACCGCGCGGCCGCCGTCTCCCGGGCCTTACGCGCCGTGGCCGACTCCGACGATGTCTGGGAGGGCTTCCTGCCCCCCGACGGCTTCCTGCCGCTCGCCGACG TTTCAGGATGTGGCCATTGGCTCGCGGGGAAGAAAGCAGAAACCGGTATGGCGATGGTGCCAAGGAGGACTCTCAGGCGTCCGCTGGTTGCATCGCTGCTGCCATACCCATGGAGTGGCGCGGCTCCAACCAATCTAAGATGGTATTCCTATCTCTTTCTTTCTTCAG TTCCTTTGGCAG AACGGCGGGGGCGGCTGGAgcttgcagaacggcggcggcaaaGGCTAGAGCTTCCAGATCGACAGCCCAACCTAAGCAACAGCTCCAAGGAGGACGCCACCAAGTGCTTGGTCTCGCTGGGAGACCTCATCGATGTCGAGAAGTTGGGAGGCGGTGTTGCTGGCAGTGCCACGCTGCACCTCCGTGTCACCGGCATGGCTACTGCAGGTAATATCACAAATATTGTGTGA
- the LOC123448157 gene encoding uncharacterized protein LOC123448157 isoform X4 yields MHTISPMFFPPGQAGKQFHDPPPAVLARGEGSRRRPCSCGGREAAAGRARAGGGKPPPAVLVRGEGGRRRSCSRGGWRPPTAMLAREEGEPMWVACEIARLPEELVSAALARTSPRDAYRAAAVSRALRAVADSDDVWEGFLPPDGFLPLADVSGCGHWLAGKKAETGMAMVPRRTLRRPLVASLLPYPWSGAAPTNLRWYSYLFLSSGIGTTIELESDEDGGHLVLVETSVPLAERRGRLELAERRRQRLELPDRQPNLSNSSKEDATKCLVSLGDLIDVEKLGGGVAGSATLHLRVTGMATAGNITNIV; encoded by the exons ATGCACACGATCTCCCCTATGTTCTTCCCACCCGGCCAGGCAGGGAAGCAGTTTCATGATCCGCCGCCAGCCGTGCTCGCGCGGGGGGAGGGAAGCCGCCGCCGGCCGTGCTCGTGCGGGGGGAGGGAGGCCGCCGCCGGTCGTGCTCGCGCGGGGGGAGGGAAGCCGCCGCCGGCCGTGCTCGTGCGGGGGGAGGGAGGCCGCCGCCGGTCGTGCTCGCGTGGGGGATGGAGGCCGCCGACGGCCATGCTCGCGCGGGAGGAGGGAGAACCGATGTGGGTGGCCTGCGAGATCGCGCGCCTGCCGGAGGAGCTTGTCTCGGCGGCGCTGGCCCGCACGTCCCCGCGAGACGCCTACCGCGCGGCCGCCGTCTCCCGGGCCTTACGCGCCGTGGCCGACTCCGACGATGTCTGGGAGGGCTTCCTGCCCCCCGACGGCTTCCTGCCGCTCGCCGACG TTTCAGGATGTGGCCATTGGCTCGCGGGGAAGAAAGCAGAAACCGGTATGGCGATGGTGCCAAGGAGGACTCTCAGGCGTCCGCTGGTTGCATCGCTGCTGCCATACCCATGGAGTGGCGCGGCTCCAACCAATCTAAGATGGTATTCCTATCTCTTTCTTTCTTCAG GAATCGGTACTACAATAGAACTTGAATCCGATGAGGATGGAGGACATTTAGTTTTGGTGGAGACATCAG TTCCTTTGGCAG AACGGCGGGGGCGGCTGGAgcttgcagaacggcggcggcaaaGGCTAGAGCTTCCAGATCGACAGCCCAACCTAAGCAACAGCTCCAAGGAGGACGCCACCAAGTGCTTGGTCTCGCTGGGAGACCTCATCGATGTCGAGAAGTTGGGAGGCGGTGTTGCTGGCAGTGCCACGCTGCACCTCCGTGTCACCGGCATGGCTACTGCAGGTAATATCACAAATATTGTGTGA
- the LOC123448157 gene encoding uncharacterized protein LOC123448157 isoform X9 has protein sequence MHTISPMFFPPGQAGKQFHDPPPAVLARGEGSRRRPCSCGGREAAAGRARAGGGKPPPAVLVRGEGGRRRSCSRGGWRPPTAMLAREEGEPMWVACEIARLPEELVSAALARTSPRDAYRAAAVSRALRAVADSDDVWEGFLPPDGFLPLADVSGCGHWLAGKKAETGMAMVPRRTLRRPLVASLLPYPWSGAAPTNLRWYSYLFLSSERRGRLELAERRRQRLELPDRQPNLSNSSKEDATKCLVSLGDLIDVEKLGGGVAGSATLHLRVTGMATAGNITNIV, from the exons ATGCACACGATCTCCCCTATGTTCTTCCCACCCGGCCAGGCAGGGAAGCAGTTTCATGATCCGCCGCCAGCCGTGCTCGCGCGGGGGGAGGGAAGCCGCCGCCGGCCGTGCTCGTGCGGGGGGAGGGAGGCCGCCGCCGGTCGTGCTCGCGCGGGGGGAGGGAAGCCGCCGCCGGCCGTGCTCGTGCGGGGGGAGGGAGGCCGCCGCCGGTCGTGCTCGCGTGGGGGATGGAGGCCGCCGACGGCCATGCTCGCGCGGGAGGAGGGAGAACCGATGTGGGTGGCCTGCGAGATCGCGCGCCTGCCGGAGGAGCTTGTCTCGGCGGCGCTGGCCCGCACGTCCCCGCGAGACGCCTACCGCGCGGCCGCCGTCTCCCGGGCCTTACGCGCCGTGGCCGACTCCGACGATGTCTGGGAGGGCTTCCTGCCCCCCGACGGCTTCCTGCCGCTCGCCGACG TTTCAGGATGTGGCCATTGGCTCGCGGGGAAGAAAGCAGAAACCGGTATGGCGATGGTGCCAAGGAGGACTCTCAGGCGTCCGCTGGTTGCATCGCTGCTGCCATACCCATGGAGTGGCGCGGCTCCAACCAATCTAAGATGGTATTCCTATCTCTTTCTTTCTTCAG AACGGCGGGGGCGGCTGGAgcttgcagaacggcggcggcaaaGGCTAGAGCTTCCAGATCGACAGCCCAACCTAAGCAACAGCTCCAAGGAGGACGCCACCAAGTGCTTGGTCTCGCTGGGAGACCTCATCGATGTCGAGAAGTTGGGAGGCGGTGTTGCTGGCAGTGCCACGCTGCACCTCCGTGTCACCGGCATGGCTACTGCAGGTAATATCACAAATATTGTGTGA
- the LOC123448157 gene encoding uncharacterized protein LOC123448157 isoform X5 yields MHTISPMFFPPGQAGKQFHDPPPAVLARGEGSRRRPCSCGGREAAAGRARAGGGKPPPAVLVRGEGGRRRSCSRGGWRPPTAMLAREEGEPMWVACEIARLPEELVSAALARTSPRDAYRAAAVSRALRAVADSDDVWEGFLPPDGFLPLADVSGCGHWLAGKKAETGMAMVPRRTLRRPLVASLLPYPWSGAAPTNLRWYSYLFLSSGIGTTIELESDEDGGHLVLVETSERRGRLELAERRRQRLELPDRQPNLSNSSKEDATKCLVSLGDLIDVEKLGGGVAGSATLHLRVTGMATAGNITNIV; encoded by the exons ATGCACACGATCTCCCCTATGTTCTTCCCACCCGGCCAGGCAGGGAAGCAGTTTCATGATCCGCCGCCAGCCGTGCTCGCGCGGGGGGAGGGAAGCCGCCGCCGGCCGTGCTCGTGCGGGGGGAGGGAGGCCGCCGCCGGTCGTGCTCGCGCGGGGGGAGGGAAGCCGCCGCCGGCCGTGCTCGTGCGGGGGGAGGGAGGCCGCCGCCGGTCGTGCTCGCGTGGGGGATGGAGGCCGCCGACGGCCATGCTCGCGCGGGAGGAGGGAGAACCGATGTGGGTGGCCTGCGAGATCGCGCGCCTGCCGGAGGAGCTTGTCTCGGCGGCGCTGGCCCGCACGTCCCCGCGAGACGCCTACCGCGCGGCCGCCGTCTCCCGGGCCTTACGCGCCGTGGCCGACTCCGACGATGTCTGGGAGGGCTTCCTGCCCCCCGACGGCTTCCTGCCGCTCGCCGACG TTTCAGGATGTGGCCATTGGCTCGCGGGGAAGAAAGCAGAAACCGGTATGGCGATGGTGCCAAGGAGGACTCTCAGGCGTCCGCTGGTTGCATCGCTGCTGCCATACCCATGGAGTGGCGCGGCTCCAACCAATCTAAGATGGTATTCCTATCTCTTTCTTTCTTCAG GAATCGGTACTACAATAGAACTTGAATCCGATGAGGATGGAGGACATTTAGTTTTGGTGGAGACATCAG AACGGCGGGGGCGGCTGGAgcttgcagaacggcggcggcaaaGGCTAGAGCTTCCAGATCGACAGCCCAACCTAAGCAACAGCTCCAAGGAGGACGCCACCAAGTGCTTGGTCTCGCTGGGAGACCTCATCGATGTCGAGAAGTTGGGAGGCGGTGTTGCTGGCAGTGCCACGCTGCACCTCCGTGTCACCGGCATGGCTACTGCAGGTAATATCACAAATATTGTGTGA
- the LOC123448157 gene encoding uncharacterized protein LOC123448157 isoform X6, whose amino-acid sequence MHTISPMFFPPGQAGKQFHDPPPAVLARGEGSRRRPCSCGGREAAAGRARAGGGKPPPAVLVRGEGGRRRSCSRGGWRPPTAMLAREEGEPMWVACEIARLPEELVSAALARTSPRDAYRAAAVSRALRAVADSDDVWEGFLPPDGFLPLADVSGCGHWLAGKKAETGMAMVPRRTLRRPLVASLLPYPWSGAAPTNLRWCKGIGTTIELESDEDGGHLVLVETSVPLAERRGRLELAERRRQRLELPDRQPNLSNSSKEDATKCLVSLGDLIDVEKLGGGVAGSATLHLRVTGMATAGNITNIV is encoded by the exons ATGCACACGATCTCCCCTATGTTCTTCCCACCCGGCCAGGCAGGGAAGCAGTTTCATGATCCGCCGCCAGCCGTGCTCGCGCGGGGGGAGGGAAGCCGCCGCCGGCCGTGCTCGTGCGGGGGGAGGGAGGCCGCCGCCGGTCGTGCTCGCGCGGGGGGAGGGAAGCCGCCGCCGGCCGTGCTCGTGCGGGGGGAGGGAGGCCGCCGCCGGTCGTGCTCGCGTGGGGGATGGAGGCCGCCGACGGCCATGCTCGCGCGGGAGGAGGGAGAACCGATGTGGGTGGCCTGCGAGATCGCGCGCCTGCCGGAGGAGCTTGTCTCGGCGGCGCTGGCCCGCACGTCCCCGCGAGACGCCTACCGCGCGGCCGCCGTCTCCCGGGCCTTACGCGCCGTGGCCGACTCCGACGATGTCTGGGAGGGCTTCCTGCCCCCCGACGGCTTCCTGCCGCTCGCCGACG TTTCAGGATGTGGCCATTGGCTCGCGGGGAAGAAAGCAGAAACCGGTATGGCGATGGTGCCAAGGAGGACTCTCAGGCGTCCGCTGGTTGCATCGCTGCTGCCATACCCATGGAGTGGCGCGGCTCCAACCAATCTAAGATG GTGCAAAGGAATCGGTACTACAATAGAACTTGAATCCGATGAGGATGGAGGACATTTAGTTTTGGTGGAGACATCAG TTCCTTTGGCAG AACGGCGGGGGCGGCTGGAgcttgcagaacggcggcggcaaaGGCTAGAGCTTCCAGATCGACAGCCCAACCTAAGCAACAGCTCCAAGGAGGACGCCACCAAGTGCTTGGTCTCGCTGGGAGACCTCATCGATGTCGAGAAGTTGGGAGGCGGTGTTGCTGGCAGTGCCACGCTGCACCTCCGTGTCACCGGCATGGCTACTGCAGGTAATATCACAAATATTGTGTGA
- the LOC123448157 gene encoding uncharacterized protein LOC123448157 isoform X7: protein MHTISPMFFPPGQAGKQFHDPPPAVLARGEGSRRRPCSCGGREAAAGRARAGGGKPPPAVLVRGEGGRRRSCSRGGWRPPTAMLAREEGEPMWVACEIARLPEELVSAALARTSPRDAYRAAAVSRALRAVADSDDVWEGFLPPDGFLPLADVSGCGHWLAGKKAETGMAMVPRRTLRRPLVASLLPYPWSGAAPTNLRWCKGIGTTIELESDEDGGHLVLVETSERRGRLELAERRRQRLELPDRQPNLSNSSKEDATKCLVSLGDLIDVEKLGGGVAGSATLHLRVTGMATAGNITNIV from the exons ATGCACACGATCTCCCCTATGTTCTTCCCACCCGGCCAGGCAGGGAAGCAGTTTCATGATCCGCCGCCAGCCGTGCTCGCGCGGGGGGAGGGAAGCCGCCGCCGGCCGTGCTCGTGCGGGGGGAGGGAGGCCGCCGCCGGTCGTGCTCGCGCGGGGGGAGGGAAGCCGCCGCCGGCCGTGCTCGTGCGGGGGGAGGGAGGCCGCCGCCGGTCGTGCTCGCGTGGGGGATGGAGGCCGCCGACGGCCATGCTCGCGCGGGAGGAGGGAGAACCGATGTGGGTGGCCTGCGAGATCGCGCGCCTGCCGGAGGAGCTTGTCTCGGCGGCGCTGGCCCGCACGTCCCCGCGAGACGCCTACCGCGCGGCCGCCGTCTCCCGGGCCTTACGCGCCGTGGCCGACTCCGACGATGTCTGGGAGGGCTTCCTGCCCCCCGACGGCTTCCTGCCGCTCGCCGACG TTTCAGGATGTGGCCATTGGCTCGCGGGGAAGAAAGCAGAAACCGGTATGGCGATGGTGCCAAGGAGGACTCTCAGGCGTCCGCTGGTTGCATCGCTGCTGCCATACCCATGGAGTGGCGCGGCTCCAACCAATCTAAGATG GTGCAAAGGAATCGGTACTACAATAGAACTTGAATCCGATGAGGATGGAGGACATTTAGTTTTGGTGGAGACATCAG AACGGCGGGGGCGGCTGGAgcttgcagaacggcggcggcaaaGGCTAGAGCTTCCAGATCGACAGCCCAACCTAAGCAACAGCTCCAAGGAGGACGCCACCAAGTGCTTGGTCTCGCTGGGAGACCTCATCGATGTCGAGAAGTTGGGAGGCGGTGTTGCTGGCAGTGCCACGCTGCACCTCCGTGTCACCGGCATGGCTACTGCAGGTAATATCACAAATATTGTGTGA
- the LOC123448157 gene encoding uncharacterized protein LOC123448157 isoform X3 produces MHTISPMFFPPGQAGKQFHDPPPAVLARGEGSRRRPCSCGGREAAAGRARAGGGKPPPAVLVRGEGGRRRSCSRGGWRPPTAMLAREEGEPMWVACEIARLPEELVSAALARTSPRDAYRAAAVSRALRAVADSDDVWEGFLPPDGFLPLADVSGCGHWLAGKKAETGMAMVPRRTLRRPLVASLLPYPWSGAAPTNLRWCKGIGTTIELESDEDGGHLVLVETSDHFSSTRTNSSLQIDELFPVPLAERRGRLELAERRRQRLELPDRQPNLSNSSKEDATKCLVSLGDLIDVEKLGGGVAGSATLHLRVTGMATAGNITNIV; encoded by the exons ATGCACACGATCTCCCCTATGTTCTTCCCACCCGGCCAGGCAGGGAAGCAGTTTCATGATCCGCCGCCAGCCGTGCTCGCGCGGGGGGAGGGAAGCCGCCGCCGGCCGTGCTCGTGCGGGGGGAGGGAGGCCGCCGCCGGTCGTGCTCGCGCGGGGGGAGGGAAGCCGCCGCCGGCCGTGCTCGTGCGGGGGGAGGGAGGCCGCCGCCGGTCGTGCTCGCGTGGGGGATGGAGGCCGCCGACGGCCATGCTCGCGCGGGAGGAGGGAGAACCGATGTGGGTGGCCTGCGAGATCGCGCGCCTGCCGGAGGAGCTTGTCTCGGCGGCGCTGGCCCGCACGTCCCCGCGAGACGCCTACCGCGCGGCCGCCGTCTCCCGGGCCTTACGCGCCGTGGCCGACTCCGACGATGTCTGGGAGGGCTTCCTGCCCCCCGACGGCTTCCTGCCGCTCGCCGACG TTTCAGGATGTGGCCATTGGCTCGCGGGGAAGAAAGCAGAAACCGGTATGGCGATGGTGCCAAGGAGGACTCTCAGGCGTCCGCTGGTTGCATCGCTGCTGCCATACCCATGGAGTGGCGCGGCTCCAACCAATCTAAGATG GTGCAAAGGAATCGGTACTACAATAGAACTTGAATCCGATGAGGATGGAGGACATTTAGTTTTGGTGGAGACATCAG ATCACTTCTCTAGCACTCGGACAAACAGTAGTTTGCAGATTGATGAGTTGTTTCCAGTTCCTTTGGCAG AACGGCGGGGGCGGCTGGAgcttgcagaacggcggcggcaaaGGCTAGAGCTTCCAGATCGACAGCCCAACCTAAGCAACAGCTCCAAGGAGGACGCCACCAAGTGCTTGGTCTCGCTGGGAGACCTCATCGATGTCGAGAAGTTGGGAGGCGGTGTTGCTGGCAGTGCCACGCTGCACCTCCGTGTCACCGGCATGGCTACTGCAGGTAATATCACAAATATTGTGTGA